From a region of the Aulosira sp. FACHB-615 genome:
- the asnS gene encoding asparagine--tRNA ligase, whose protein sequence is MVNRRVAEILRSGQPDESLVVQGWVRTKRDLKGFAFIEVNDGSSLANLQVVINQDLPDYEAILKRLNTGASVEVHGVLVASQGKGQRIELKAEAVKVYGEADPETYPLQKKRHSFEFLRTIGHLRSRTNSFGAVFRVRNACSTAIHQFFQERGFLWVHTPIITASDCEGAGELFSVTSFDLKNVPRTDNQAIDYTQDFFAKPTYLTVSGQLEAEVMAMAFSNVYTFGPTFRAENSNTSRHLAEFWMVEPEMAFCDLEGDMDLAEAFLKHIFNYVLEKCPEDMQFFNERIDNTVLATAENIVNNQFERLTYTDAIKLLEKADVKFDYPVSWGLDLQSEHERYLAEQLFKKPVIVTDYPAQIKAFYMRLNDDEKTVRAMDILAPKIGEIIGGSQREERLDVLERRVIAQGMKPEDLWWYLDLRRFGTVPHAGFGLGFERLVQFMTGMGNIRDVIPFPRTPQNAEF, encoded by the coding sequence ATGGTAAATAGACGAGTTGCAGAAATATTGCGAAGTGGTCAACCTGATGAGTCTCTTGTAGTTCAAGGCTGGGTAAGAACAAAGCGTGACTTGAAAGGATTTGCCTTTATTGAAGTCAATGATGGTTCATCACTAGCGAATTTGCAAGTTGTCATCAATCAAGATTTGCCAGACTATGAGGCGATTTTGAAAAGACTGAATACAGGTGCGTCGGTGGAAGTTCACGGTGTATTGGTAGCTTCCCAAGGGAAAGGACAGCGTATTGAATTAAAAGCCGAGGCGGTGAAAGTCTACGGTGAAGCTGATCCCGAAACTTATCCATTGCAAAAGAAACGCCACTCATTTGAATTTTTACGCACAATTGGACATTTGCGATCGCGCACAAATTCCTTTGGTGCAGTTTTCCGCGTCAGAAATGCTTGTTCCACAGCCATTCACCAATTTTTCCAAGAACGCGGATTTTTATGGGTACACACCCCCATTATTACCGCCAGTGATTGCGAAGGAGCAGGTGAATTATTTAGCGTCACCAGTTTCGATCTCAAAAACGTTCCCCGCACTGACAACCAAGCTATAGATTATACACAAGACTTTTTTGCTAAACCCACATATTTAACAGTTAGTGGACAGTTAGAAGCAGAAGTGATGGCGATGGCGTTTTCTAACGTCTACACCTTTGGCCCTACCTTCCGCGCCGAAAATTCTAACACCTCTCGCCACCTCGCAGAATTTTGGATGGTTGAGCCAGAAATGGCATTTTGTGACTTAGAAGGTGATATGGATTTAGCCGAGGCATTTCTCAAACATATTTTTAATTATGTATTAGAAAAATGCCCAGAAGATATGCAGTTTTTCAATGAGCGCATTGATAATACAGTTTTAGCCACAGCCGAAAATATTGTTAACAATCAATTTGAACGTCTGACTTATACAGATGCTATCAAACTATTAGAAAAAGCAGATGTTAAATTTGATTATCCTGTAAGTTGGGGCTTAGACTTACAATCAGAACACGAACGCTATCTAGCAGAACAACTATTTAAAAAGCCAGTAATTGTCACAGATTATCCCGCGCAAATCAAAGCATTTTATATGCGGTTAAATGACGATGAAAAAACTGTCCGGGCAATGGATATTCTCGCACCCAAAATTGGGGAAATTATCGGCGGTTCCCAGAGAGAAGAACGTTTAGACGTGCTGGAACGTCGGGTAATAGCGCAAGGAATGAAACCCGAAGACTTATGGTGGTATTTAGACTTGCGCCGTTTTGGGACTGTACCTCATGCGGGTTTTGGCTTAGGTTTTGAAAGACTCGTGCAGTTTATGACAGGTATGGGAAATATTCGTGATGTGATTCCATTCCCCCGCACACCACAAAATGCTGAATTTTAG
- a CDS encoding DUF6439 family protein — protein MESLNTQHSALSTQHSALSTQHLELSTQELAQVLMERLTISPNDWHRLKSNRNSRASEQVAAALVYLLKNQPEEALPRLEQAVGWLDKSISAPPCPTHGHKGQGS, from the coding sequence ATGGAATCTCTTAATACTCAGCACTCAGCACTCAGCACTCAGCACTCAGCACTCAGCACTCAGCACTTAGAACTCAGCACTCAAGAACTAGCACAAGTCCTTATGGAAAGACTCACCATCTCTCCTAACGATTGGCATCGCCTCAAGTCTAACCGCAATTCTCGTGCTAGTGAACAAGTGGCGGCGGCGCTGGTATATCTCCTCAAAAACCAGCCAGAAGAAGCCCTTCCCCGCTTAGAACAAGCTGTAGGTTGGTTAGATAAATCAATATCTGCACCCCCATGTCCGACACATGGACATAAGGGACAAGGAAGTTAA
- a CDS encoding HhoA/HhoB/HtrA family serine endopeptidase codes for MQNQIPDGNNPLNSTSDAKYRKPAPWRKAAASLSLVLLGSGMTLAGGYLANHQSQVSQSASNLALSRVNAAPPIVAGTDPNFVTQVVQKVGPAVVRINSSRTVKSQLPEEFNDPFFRRFFGSQLPESQERVERGTGSGFIISGDGQILTNAHVVDGADTVTVILKDGRSFQGKVLGKDELTDVAVVKIQANNLPTVTVGNSEQLQPGEWAIAIGNPLGLDNTVTTGIISATGRSSNQIGASDKRVDFIQTDAAINPGNSGGPLLNARGEVIAMNTAIIQGAQGIGFAIPIATAQRIANQLISTGKVEHPYLGIQMIGLTPQIKQNINSDPNSGLSINEDKGVLVVKVLPNSPAAKAGLRAGDVIQKIEGNAVTEAESVQKAVDKSQIGADLRLELRRNGQTLNLSVRPGSFPTQVQ; via the coding sequence ATGCAAAATCAAATACCAGACGGAAATAACCCATTAAATAGCACTTCAGATGCCAAATACCGTAAACCAGCACCTTGGAGAAAGGCGGCGGCTTCTCTATCATTGGTGTTGCTAGGTTCTGGTATGACCTTAGCTGGTGGTTATCTGGCTAACCATCAGTCGCAGGTGTCGCAAAGTGCATCAAATTTGGCTTTGAGTCGGGTAAATGCTGCACCGCCAATTGTTGCGGGTACAGATCCTAATTTTGTGACTCAGGTAGTGCAGAAGGTAGGGCCAGCCGTAGTGCGAATTAATTCTTCTCGCACTGTTAAAAGTCAATTACCAGAAGAATTTAACGACCCATTTTTCCGCCGCTTTTTTGGTTCACAACTACCAGAAAGCCAAGAAAGAGTAGAGCGGGGTACTGGCTCTGGGTTTATTATTAGTGGTGATGGTCAAATCCTCACCAACGCTCACGTTGTTGATGGTGCAGATACAGTAACAGTTATTCTCAAAGATGGGCGGAGTTTTCAAGGTAAAGTTTTAGGCAAAGATGAGTTAACAGATGTTGCGGTTGTCAAAATTCAAGCCAACAATTTGCCGACTGTTACCGTAGGTAACTCTGAACAATTGCAACCAGGAGAATGGGCGATCGCAATTGGTAATCCTTTAGGATTAGATAATACAGTCACCACAGGCATTATCAGCGCCACCGGACGCAGTAGCAACCAAATTGGCGCATCTGATAAGCGAGTAGATTTTATTCAAACTGATGCAGCAATTAATCCTGGTAACTCTGGCGGGCCATTACTCAACGCCCGTGGTGAAGTAATTGCCATGAATACAGCTATTATTCAAGGAGCGCAAGGTATAGGTTTTGCTATTCCCATTGCGACAGCACAACGTATTGCTAACCAATTAATTTCTACAGGTAAAGTCGAGCATCCTTATCTTGGCATTCAAATGATTGGGTTAACCCCACAAATCAAACAAAATATTAATTCTGACCCCAATAGTGGTTTGAGTATTAATGAAGATAAAGGTGTCTTAGTTGTGAAAGTTCTGCCTAATTCACCCGCCGCCAAAGCCGGGTTACGCGCAGGTGATGTCATCCAAAAGATTGAAGGTAACGCTGTCACAGAAGCCGAAAGCGTCCAAAAAGCTGTTGATAAAAGCCAAATTGGTGCAGATTTGCGCTTAGAGTTACGCCGTAATGGACAAACACTGAATTTATCTGTGCGTCCCGGTAGTTTCCCCACTCAAGTGCAATGA
- a CDS encoding DUF2157 domain-containing protein → MSSSPERPLKINLTLPSSHPQLLEGLDLWLRLGLISDTQVRQLCKEYLSCTVVLQPQVEPEAVVAGATPKQKPLIAYAPAPPKQPSQPNFVTRMLQSLGEELSVRWLLFLGVFLVVLSSGVLAASQWERFPASGQYGVLFAYTLTFWGFSFWTGRQANLRLTTQTLLIVTLFLVPVNFWAMDSFGLWHNPLNWLTVAIAAPTLSFVTVLLCSNRTVFPNSSTRKLPLINILALSYLHWGWKIAVFPLIAVYAAMIGTTLLTVYDIRRQRRNTGENQLSLFATVIVYSLIVLLSRAIFVAGVNVTQLGLAIGICGWLITWLVQQGRVQGYKGIGVQGGQGGQGGQGRQGGQGRQGGQGSYLSPLSTPSHSSTPSHLSPHSALSTQHSALHPAWEILGSLLLFLGWAVAVIDYPGQALAVSGLALWYVSQRLQRYSLKLDLAVLFLVGLQSIWQGWRVVPPGTRQSIIATAANITQAHNEPWALLSVALFPYLIFMVWFCDRLRHAEKRDLANYGEAIAVMFGSFLTVLSTINPTLRSLNLVFSTITLVVVTKRRSPSSTPLIYLTHFIGLLALFSVIDWFFPNLPHYVWATVISVVMVAEWGFSLGNGSWQSSAWYFGLVLSIVSFSLFFDATFKQINQQYWGVIWLITPLCLTFLASRTTGKPRIIRAFLSGVAVFAVQFLTILVPETRFMSLAVGTGVMYLNTRYLRNEGSAAFTIGLGLSFVAALLWEGIPGLPRLAIAGWLVVGAIASFSLWLMRKLLQQRNHDLADIYADASDKWAIALCCTVLLSLTIHSYLVYDAVVIPGVWYLVASAITLLAIVYRSWREPTDWAFYGIGWCVELFIAEVLSFGERSTIRIAIANIALGLFTQLLGEWWKRRYHPAVLPSSLHILPLVYGALSVVLRLNVFTEWTGLSSLGVALIIIGIGRRQPNFKPLLYCGIIGVSISFYELLFYQMSQAKGGALGDGLIAMSTLGTSIMLVYNRLAPWLSRYLRLSLLEIKGIAHLHWAWSSVLLTLAIALPIQANRLVGLGTGGLLIMYAIFQGRGNSNTPRVFGRITTEEMWVYLGLLEVLGMRVYWRETAVGQWLTGPLVPWNGAIACVIAYFLYSLPWENWGWSKRPWQLAAYILPLMILWETKLQVYPITLLIAAVFYIILAKVSENIRLTYISIALIDWAAWKWLSQLNITDPLWYFTATGLSLLYIAQVDPQLKLPESKSSRHIVRLVGISLICGWAVVFHQDTVIIPGIFSLIAIFAGLTLRIRAFLYVGTATFLVTGIYQLVIFSLRYSFLKWVIGLLVGILLIYIAANFETHRTQLNSLLRNRSHELDEWE, encoded by the coding sequence TTAACCTCACCCTACCATCATCCCATCCGCAGTTATTGGAGGGATTGGATTTATGGCTGCGCTTGGGTTTGATATCTGATACCCAAGTTAGGCAGTTATGTAAAGAATATCTCAGTTGTACGGTAGTGTTACAGCCGCAAGTCGAACCGGAAGCAGTGGTAGCGGGTGCAACTCCCAAACAGAAGCCATTAATTGCTTATGCACCAGCACCGCCAAAACAACCTTCTCAACCCAATTTTGTCACGAGGATGTTGCAATCTTTGGGGGAAGAATTGAGTGTACGCTGGCTACTATTTTTAGGTGTATTTTTAGTAGTGCTGTCCTCTGGGGTATTGGCTGCAAGTCAATGGGAAAGATTTCCCGCATCTGGACAGTATGGAGTGTTATTTGCTTATACTTTAACTTTTTGGGGTTTCAGTTTTTGGACTGGGAGACAAGCAAACCTGAGATTAACCACTCAGACGCTATTAATTGTCACGTTATTTTTAGTGCCTGTAAATTTTTGGGCAATGGACAGTTTCGGATTATGGCACAATCCGCTTAACTGGTTGACAGTTGCGATCGCTGCTCCTACTCTTTCTTTTGTTACAGTTTTACTTTGCAGTAATCGTACAGTTTTTCCCAACTCCTCCACAAGAAAGTTACCGCTAATTAATATCCTGGCGTTGAGTTATTTACATTGGGGTTGGAAAATCGCAGTCTTTCCTTTAATTGCTGTGTATGCAGCGATGATAGGCACAACTCTACTAACTGTCTATGACATTCGTCGTCAGCGACGTAATACTGGTGAAAATCAACTCAGTTTATTTGCCACCGTCATTGTTTACTCATTAATTGTACTGTTGTCACGGGCAATTTTTGTTGCTGGTGTAAATGTCACCCAACTAGGGTTAGCCATTGGGATTTGTGGTTGGTTGATTACGTGGTTAGTACAGCAGGGAAGGGTGCAGGGGTACAAGGGTATAGGGGTGCAAGGGGGACAAGGTGGACAAGGTGGACAAGGTAGACAAGGTGGACAAGGTAGACAAGGTGGACAAGGTAGCTATCTTTCTCCCTTGTCTACCCCCTCTCACTCGTCTACCCCCTCTCACTTGTCTCCCCACTCAGCACTCAGCACTCAGCACTCAGCACTTCACCCCGCTTGGGAAATCTTAGGTAGCCTTTTACTCTTCCTCGGTTGGGCTGTGGCGGTAATAGATTATCCGGGACAAGCTTTGGCTGTGAGTGGTTTGGCTTTGTGGTATGTGAGTCAGCGTTTGCAGAGATATAGCCTCAAGCTTGATTTAGCGGTGCTGTTTTTGGTTGGCTTGCAGTCGATTTGGCAGGGTTGGCGAGTTGTACCGCCGGGAACGCGACAATCGATAATTGCTACTGCGGCAAATATCACCCAGGCGCACAATGAACCTTGGGCGTTGTTGAGTGTGGCATTATTTCCTTATTTAATTTTTATGGTATGGTTTTGCGATCGCCTGCGTCATGCCGAGAAACGAGATTTGGCAAATTATGGTGAAGCGATAGCCGTGATGTTTGGCAGTTTTTTAACTGTCTTGTCCACAATTAATCCTACCTTGCGATCGCTAAATCTAGTTTTTTCTACTATTACTTTGGTTGTTGTTACTAAACGCCGTTCGCCATCTTCCACGCCATTAATTTACCTGACTCACTTCATCGGGTTACTGGCACTTTTCTCAGTCATAGACTGGTTTTTCCCCAACCTCCCCCATTATGTCTGGGCAACGGTGATCTCAGTTGTGATGGTGGCAGAATGGGGATTTAGTCTTGGTAATGGTAGCTGGCAAAGTAGTGCATGGTATTTCGGCTTAGTATTATCCATTGTCAGTTTTAGTTTATTTTTTGATGCCACTTTTAAACAAATTAACCAACAATATTGGGGCGTGATTTGGTTAATTACACCCTTATGTTTGACTTTTTTAGCTAGTCGCACCACAGGCAAACCCCGCATCATCAGGGCTTTTTTGAGTGGGGTGGCTGTGTTTGCGGTGCAGTTTTTAACTATTCTTGTACCAGAAACTAGATTTATGAGTTTGGCGGTGGGTACGGGTGTAATGTATCTCAATACCCGCTATTTAAGAAATGAAGGATCTGCCGCTTTTACCATTGGTTTAGGACTGAGTTTTGTAGCGGCGTTGCTGTGGGAAGGAATACCAGGATTACCCCGCCTAGCTATTGCAGGTTGGTTAGTTGTAGGTGCGATCGCCTCTTTTAGTTTATGGTTAATGCGAAAATTACTGCAACAACGCAACCATGATTTAGCAGATATATATGCAGATGCTAGTGATAAATGGGCGATCGCTTTATGTTGTACTGTACTCTTAAGCCTGACAATCCACTCATATTTAGTTTATGATGCCGTCGTCATCCCCGGAGTTTGGTATTTAGTCGCCAGTGCAATTACTTTACTCGCCATTGTTTATCGTAGCTGGCGTGAACCCACAGATTGGGCATTTTACGGTATTGGTTGGTGTGTAGAATTATTCATCGCCGAAGTGTTGAGCTTTGGGGAACGTTCTACAATCAGAATTGCGATCGCTAATATCGCTTTAGGTTTATTCACCCAACTTTTAGGCGAATGGTGGAAAAGACGATATCATCCCGCCGTACTTCCCAGCAGTTTACATATTCTGCCCTTAGTTTATGGTGCATTGAGTGTTGTTCTGCGGTTAAATGTTTTTACCGAGTGGACTGGTTTATCTAGTTTGGGTGTGGCGTTAATCATCATCGGTATCGGCAGACGACAACCAAACTTTAAACCTCTGCTGTACTGCGGCATTATTGGCGTATCAATTTCTTTTTATGAACTATTGTTTTATCAAATGTCCCAAGCTAAAGGCGGTGCATTAGGTGATGGCTTAATTGCTATGTCCACTTTAGGGACAAGCATCATGCTAGTTTACAACCGATTAGCGCCTTGGTTGAGCCGATATTTACGCCTCAGTTTGCTAGAAATCAAAGGTATTGCTCATCTGCACTGGGCTTGGAGTAGTGTATTATTAACCCTGGCCATTGCCCTGCCAATTCAAGCTAACCGCCTTGTTGGGTTGGGTACAGGGGGATTATTAATTATGTATGCCATCTTTCAAGGAAGAGGAAATAGTAATACACCAAGGGTTTTTGGCAGAATCACCACAGAAGAAATGTGGGTGTATCTCGGCTTATTAGAAGTATTGGGAATGCGGGTTTATTGGCGAGAAACCGCCGTCGGACAGTGGCTAACCGGGCCGTTAGTCCCTTGGAATGGTGCGATCGCTTGTGTGATAGCCTACTTCTTATACAGCTTACCCTGGGAAAATTGGGGTTGGTCAAAAAGACCTTGGCAACTCGCCGCCTACATTTTGCCATTAATGATTTTGTGGGAAACCAAACTGCAAGTTTACCCCATCACCCTGCTCATTGCGGCTGTGTTTTACATCATCTTAGCCAAGGTGAGTGAAAATATCCGCCTCACATATATTAGTATCGCCTTAATTGATTGGGCAGCCTGGAAATGGTTATCTCAATTAAATATTACTGATCCCTTGTGGTATTTTACCGCCACTGGACTTTCGCTGTTATACATTGCCCAAGTTGATCCACAGCTAAAACTGCCAGAATCAAAATCATCGCGGCACATTGTGAGGCTGGTAGGTATCAGTTTAATTTGTGGATGGGCAGTAGTATTTCATCAAGATACAGTCATCATTCCCGGAATTTTCAGCCTCATCGCTATTTTTGCTGGATTAACTTTGCGTATTCGGGCTTTTTTGTATGTTGGTACAGCTACTTTCTTAGTTACTGGTATTTACCAATTAGTCATTTTCAGCTTACGTTACTCATTTTTAAAATGGGTGATTGGCTTGCTAGTTGGCATTTTACTGATTTATATCGCCGCTAACTTTGAAACTCACCGCACCCAACTTAATAGCTTACTTCGCAACCGCAGTCATGAATTGGATGAATGGGAGTGA
- a CDS encoding PIN domain-containing protein translates to MSRKKTYIDSGVLITAFRGVESISIRANSILNDANREFVSSQFVKLEVLPKAIYNQQQNETDFYETFFNAVSDWAIDLEQITKDAHQLACIYGLAAMDALHVAAAVWLKADELITTEKPTKPMHQVKALQIISI, encoded by the coding sequence GTGAGTCGTAAGAAAACTTACATCGATTCTGGAGTTCTGATCACTGCTTTTAGGGGAGTGGAATCAATCAGTATTCGAGCAAATAGCATTCTCAATGACGCAAATAGAGAATTTGTATCGAGTCAATTTGTCAAGTTAGAAGTACTCCCCAAAGCAATTTATAACCAACAGCAAAACGAAACAGACTTCTACGAAACCTTCTTCAATGCTGTTAGTGATTGGGCGATAGACTTGGAGCAAATCACAAAAGATGCTCATCAACTGGCCTGTATTTACGGTTTAGCGGCGATGGATGCACTTCATGTTGCTGCTGCTGTTTGGCTCAAAGCTGATGAACTAATTACTACTGAAAAACCAACCAAGCCAATGCACCAAGTTAAAGCTCTCCAAATTATCTCGATTTGA